In Vibrio sp. 10N, the following proteins share a genomic window:
- the lptD gene encoding LPS assembly protein LptD: MSRFSRTYLAASIGAALLASYAHAEETSKNSGQPMPPAEQCSVDTAQSSDSNQEPINIEADTLEAINGERATYKGDVVVVQGNKTITADSVTLHQDDNVVVAEGNVTIDDGQFNAVSDKITNDLNKDVITAENTQYKMLCGGGRGDAVYISKTGKSLYQINDGSITTCPEDDNSWRFLADDIRVDQDNEVATLYGSRVEVKDVPIFYMPYMTMPTSNKRKTGVLFPSLSLGSKNGLELQIPVYWNLAPNYDLLTTFHYMQTRGLQLKGDFRYLTSTSRGELKGEFLGDDQKYPEKDQRWAFQYKNSSAFNQHWKLDVDYSQVSDNDYFQDLDSSIGSRSEGQLSQKGTVAYREQFWDAAITVQDFQILVDDTKPYRLMPQFEFNYYRPEIYQNLNFDLVSSISRFETDDEKKPSATRVHIEPGVTLPLSNTWGTWTTEARYLLTQYNQEIDNLNAADVGPLDEKVTRALPEFRTHAGMVFERDTAFIDGYTQTLEPQVQYLYVPEVDQSNIYNYDTTLLQTDYYGLFRSRRFSGVDKIAAANQISYGATSRFYDGGQKERLAISFGQIYYLDPASKNPSNVADAGSSNYSSWAIETDFNYNDRVFYHGGIQYDIDSSSVSLANSALEYRVNDDFIQANYRYVTKEYIESINSYSNDELSKLTRDGINQVGLLGGYQINRNWIATGQYYYDMTERVSIEWLAKLEYQSDCWYFGVDYSRQLRSWESGIVGIGGANFEDNIRFSFGITGLGGSSRAPEPPNGNALKYGRPFILNQ, encoded by the coding sequence ATGTCACGTTTTTCCCGCACCTATCTAGCGGCCTCTATTGGTGCTGCGCTGCTAGCGTCTTACGCACATGCTGAAGAAACATCGAAAAACAGTGGACAGCCTATGCCACCAGCAGAGCAATGCTCTGTTGATACTGCACAAAGTTCAGACTCCAATCAAGAGCCAATCAATATCGAGGCCGATACTCTGGAGGCGATTAATGGCGAACGTGCGACGTATAAGGGCGATGTGGTGGTGGTTCAAGGTAACAAGACCATTACCGCCGATAGCGTAACCCTTCACCAAGACGATAATGTCGTGGTCGCCGAAGGCAACGTCACTATTGACGATGGTCAGTTTAATGCCGTATCCGACAAAATCACTAACGATTTAAACAAAGACGTGATCACTGCAGAAAATACCCAATACAAAATGTTGTGTGGCGGTGGGCGTGGTGACGCTGTTTATATCTCAAAAACCGGTAAGTCACTGTATCAAATCAATGACGGCTCAATCACAACTTGTCCAGAAGACGACAACTCTTGGCGCTTTTTAGCTGACGACATTCGCGTCGACCAAGACAATGAGGTAGCGACCCTATACGGAAGCCGTGTCGAAGTAAAAGATGTGCCTATCTTTTACATGCCGTACATGACCATGCCAACCAGCAATAAACGTAAAACGGGCGTGCTGTTTCCGTCACTATCACTTGGTTCTAAAAATGGCCTAGAGCTGCAAATCCCCGTTTACTGGAACCTAGCGCCTAACTACGACTTACTCACCACGTTCCACTATATGCAAACACGTGGCTTACAGCTCAAAGGCGACTTTCGCTATTTGACTTCAACCAGCCGTGGCGAGCTTAAAGGTGAGTTCCTCGGAGACGACCAAAAATACCCAGAAAAAGATCAGCGCTGGGCATTTCAATACAAAAACAGTAGCGCTTTTAACCAGCACTGGAAACTGGATGTCGATTACTCTCAGGTAAGCGATAACGACTACTTCCAAGATCTCGATTCCAGTATCGGTAGCCGCTCAGAAGGTCAACTGTCGCAAAAAGGGACTGTTGCCTATCGCGAGCAGTTCTGGGATGCAGCAATTACAGTTCAAGATTTCCAAATTCTAGTTGATGACACTAAGCCTTACCGCTTAATGCCGCAATTTGAGTTTAACTACTACCGCCCTGAAATTTATCAAAACCTGAATTTTGATTTAGTCAGCAGTATCTCGCGCTTTGAAACCGACGACGAAAAGAAACCGTCGGCAACTCGTGTTCACATCGAGCCCGGTGTCACACTGCCCCTTTCAAATACTTGGGGGACATGGACGACAGAAGCGCGTTACTTGTTAACTCAATACAACCAAGAGATCGACAACCTAAACGCGGCCGATGTGGGACCGCTCGACGAAAAGGTCACCCGTGCACTGCCTGAGTTCCGGACGCATGCTGGCATGGTGTTTGAGCGTGACACTGCCTTTATCGATGGCTACACCCAAACACTAGAGCCACAGGTTCAGTACTTATATGTCCCTGAGGTCGACCAAAGCAACATTTATAACTATGACACCACCCTGCTGCAAACCGATTACTACGGCCTGTTCCGCAGCCGCCGCTTCAGTGGCGTAGATAAAATCGCGGCTGCGAACCAAATCAGTTATGGTGCAACATCGCGCTTTTATGATGGTGGACAAAAAGAGCGTTTGGCGATCTCTTTTGGTCAAATCTACTATCTCGATCCAGCGAGTAAAAATCCGAGCAACGTAGCAGATGCTGGGTCATCCAATTACTCATCATGGGCGATCGAGACGGACTTTAACTACAACGATCGCGTGTTCTACCACGGTGGAATTCAATACGACATTGATTCCTCTTCAGTATCGCTGGCCAACAGTGCGCTAGAGTATCGAGTCAATGATGACTTCATTCAAGCCAACTATCGTTATGTTACCAAGGAATACATCGAGAGTATCAACAGCTATAGCAACGATGAGCTGTCTAAGCTCACCCGCGACGGCATCAATCAAGTAGGTTTACTTGGTGGCTATCAAATTAACCGCAACTGGATTGCCACAGGTCAGTACTACTATGACATGACTGAGCGTGTCTCCATTGAGTGGCTCGCGAAATTGGAGTATCAATCGGATTGTTGGTATTTTGGTGTCGACTACAGCCGCCAACTGCGTAGCTGGGAGTCTGGCATCGTCGGTATTGGTGGCGCCAACTTCGAAGACAACATTCGCTTTAGCTTTGGTATCACAGGCCTTGGCGGCAGCTCACGCGCACCTGAACCACCAAATGGCAATGCGCTGAAATACGGCAGACCGTTTATACTTAACCAATAG